DNA sequence from the Staphylococcus epidermidis genome:
GCATCATTTTCTTCTTGTGTTGACTTGGTTACATTTTGTTCTGTACCCGATTGAACAGTTGATGAACCTTGATAAGGAATAAATGACGCTCCAACCGATAAATCAATATAGCCATTTGTCTTAAGTTCGCCAGAGTCATCTCTGCTTAATGATTGTGACATTTGAGGATAATATTGCATTTTGTCTGCAATCGTTGTAATGTCACCAATAACTTGCATATTATCTTTGGTGAAGATCTTTATGCGACTTTGTTTATTTTTAGTTGGTGCGTAACTCACCTCTGCAATTAAGTTTCTCACTTTAGGTGACATTTCTGATAAAGCTTTTATAATTCGTGTTTTTTTGTCTCCTTTGAACCCATCAATGATAGGCCCATCATGTGACACTTCATCTTTGTATTCTGTTAATTCTTTACCATCTTCTATAATTGGCACATATTTATCTTTATTTTTTTCTAAACCGACAATTTGGTACTCAGTCACGTTGACAGTTAACGTGTTTGGTAATTGTTTATGAATATCAACTTCTTTGATTAAAGGATTCTGTTTTAAGTTCCTAATCGCTTTATTTTTACTAAAAGTATACATTCGTGATCGCGAAGTAACGTTAAGTTCTTTCTTTATTTTACTCGTACTTACGTTGTTATTACCTTTAACATTTACATTTGATATTTTACTCAGTGGTGTAAACATATAGAGTAAAATGAGAACAATGATAAGAATGAGTAGTGTGATAATGGTATATTGGATTCTTTTTTGCTTTTTACGTCTTATGGCTCTTTTTTCTTCTAAACTAAGCGGTTTAATTTGAGTTACCTTCTCATTATTATTGAACGATGTAGATGTTTCCTTTTCTTTTTTAGAAGTAAATTTACTTAGTAATTTATGCTTTTTAGAATGACGAGAGGCTTTAGGTTGTTGTTCACTCCGATGATCAAGTAGAAATTCCTCATCGTCTTCAGTACTTTGACGACTTTCATTTGTTTCTTGGACAATACGGTCATTTAATTTATCATTAATATTTTTTTGATTGTCGTTTTCATCATTAACATTATCTTCAATTAAGTCACTTTTTATTTCTTTGTCTTGATTATGCGACTTGTGATTATCTATAAATTTATCCATTGGTTTAGTTTCTAACTGTGATTGTGTAGACGTAGCATCCTTTTCTTTACTTTGGTTATCTATACGACGTCTTCTGCGTTGGCGAGCGTTTTTATTCCGTCTAAAAAGCTCTAAGTCTTCATTTCTTTGACTGTCATTCAAATGAGTTGCATTATCGTCTTTATTCGACATATTCTCCTTATTAGGTTGATTTTTATTCTCTTCCATGAGCATTCACACTCCTTAGTATGATGGCAAGTGCGCTCGGAATCTATCGATAAACTTCTCACCACGTTCTTCAAATGTATGATACTGATCCCAACTTGCACAAGCTGGTGATAATAGAACAACATCATTGGGCTCGACTATATCTTGAATTTTATCAACAGCATCCTCTACATCTGTTGCTTTAATCACATACTTACCTTGACTATTTCCCAATTTAGCAAATTTATCTTGTGTTTCTCCAAAAACAACCATCACACGTACATTTTCCATATAAGGAATAAGTTCATCGAATTCATTACCACGATCTAATCCACCACACAACCAAATAATTGGTTGATCAAAAGAGTTAAGCGCAAATTGAGTAGCTAAAGTATTAGTTGCTTTTGAATCATTATAATATTTATTTGTGCGATTTGTACCAATATACTGAAGTCTATGATCAATACCGGAAAAAGTAACAAGACTATCTACAATAGCTTTGACTGGCACTCCAGCAATGATTGATGCTAGAACAGCTGCTAAAATATTTTCCAGGTTATGTTCTCCCGGTAGCACTAAGTCTTTAGTGTTAATAATGCGAATGCCGTTAAAAACAATGAAACCATCTTTAATGTATATCCCATCAACTTCTTGCTGTGTTGAAAAATAAAATGTTTTCGCTTCTAGATTTTCTGATTCAATTAGGTGCCTTTGATGATAATTAC
Encoded proteins:
- a CDS encoding cell division protein FtsQ/DivIB, which produces MEENKNQPNKENMSNKDDNATHLNDSQRNEDLELFRRNKNARQRRRRRIDNQSKEKDATSTQSQLETKPMDKFIDNHKSHNQDKEIKSDLIEDNVNDENDNQKNINDKLNDRIVQETNESRQSTEDDEEFLLDHRSEQQPKASRHSKKHKLLSKFTSKKEKETSTSFNNNEKVTQIKPLSLEEKRAIRRKKQKRIQYTIITLLILIIVLILLYMFTPLSKISNVNVKGNNNVSTSKIKKELNVTSRSRMYTFSKNKAIRNLKQNPLIKEVDIHKQLPNTLTVNVTEYQIVGLEKNKDKYVPIIEDGKELTEYKDEVSHDGPIIDGFKGDKKTRIIKALSEMSPKVRNLIAEVSYAPTKNKQSRIKIFTKDNMQVIGDITTIADKMQYYPQMSQSLSRDDSGELKTNGYIDLSVGASFIPYQGSSTVQSGTEQNVTKSTQEENDAKEELQNVLNKINKQSKENN
- the murD gene encoding UDP-N-acetylmuramoyl-L-alanine--D-glutamate ligase, encoding MLNYTELENKNVLVVGLAKSGYEAAKLLLKLGANVKVNDGKDLSQDAHAKDLESMGIEVISGSHPFSLLDDDPIIVKNPGIPYTVSIIKEATNRGLKILTEVELSYLISEAPIIAVTGTNGKTTVTSLIGDMFQKSVLTGRLSGNIGYVASKVAQEVKSDEYLITELSSFQLLGIEEYKPHIAIITNIYSAHLDYHETLENYQNAKKQIYKNQTKDDYLICNYHQRHLIESENLEAKTFYFSTQQEVDGIYIKDGFIVFNGIRIINTKDLVLPGEHNLENILAAVLASIIAGVPVKAIVDSLVTFSGIDHRLQYIGTNRTNKYYNDSKATNTLATQFALNSFDQPIIWLCGGLDRGNEFDELIPYMENVRVMVVFGETQDKFAKLGNSQGKYVIKATDVEDAVDKIQDIVEPNDVVLLSPACASWDQYHTFEERGEKFIDRFRAHLPSY